In the genome of Elephas maximus indicus isolate mEleMax1 chromosome 6, mEleMax1 primary haplotype, whole genome shotgun sequence, one region contains:
- the CHPF gene encoding chondroitin sulfate synthase 2 produces the protein MRASLLLSVLRPAGPVAVGISLGFTLSLLSVTWVEEPCGPGPPQPGDSELPQRGNTNAARRPNSVQPGGERERPGAGAGAGENWEPRVLPYHPAQPGQAAKKAVRTRYISTELGIRQRLLVAVLTSQATLPTLGVAVNRTLGHRLERVVFLTGARGRRAPPGMAVVTLGEERPIGHLHLALRHLLDQHSDDFDWFFLVPDATYTEAHGLVRLAGRLSLATSTHLYLGRPQDFIGGEPAPGRYCHGSFGVLLSRTLLQQLRPHLEGCRNDIVSARPDEWLGRCILDATGVGCTGDHEGVHYSYLELSPGEPVQEGDPRFRSTLTAHPVRDPVHMYQLHKAFARAELERTYEEIQELQWEIQNTSRLAADGERAAAWPVGIPAPSRPASRFEVLRWEYFTEQHAFSCADGSPRCPLRGVDRADVADVLGAALEELNRRYHPALRLQKQQLVNGYRRFDPARGMEYTLDLQLEALTPQGGRWPLTRRVQLLRPLSRVEILPVPYVTEASRLTVLLPLAAAERDLAPGFLEAFATAALEPGDAAAALTLLLLYEPRQAQRAAHADVFAPVKAHVAELERRFPGARVPWLSVQTAAPSALRLMDLLSKKHPLDTLFLLAGPDTVLTPDFLNRCRMHAISGWQAFFPMHFQAFHPAVAPPQGPGPPELGRDTGRFDRQAASEACFYNSDYVAARSRLAAAAEQEEELVESLDVYELFLRFSGLHVLRAVEPALLQRYRAQPCSARLSEDLYHRCRQSVLEGLGSRTQLAMLLFEQEQGNST, from the exons ATGCGGGCGTCGCTGCTGCTGTCGGTGCTGCGGCCCGCGGGGCCCGTGGCCGTGGGCATCTCCCTGGGCTTCACTCTGAGTCTGCTTAGTGTCACCTGGGTGGAGGAGCCTTGCGGTCCAGGACCCCCCCAGCCTGGAGACTCCGAGCTGCCGCAGCGCGGCAACACCAACGCGGCCCGCCGGCCCAATTCTGTGCAACCTGGCGGGGAGCGTGAGAGGCCCGGGGCCGGCGCAGGCGCCGGGGAGAACTGGGAGCCGCGCGTCTTGCCCTACCACCCTGCTCAGCCTGGCCAGGCTGCCAAAAAGGCCGTCAG GACCCGCTACATCAGCACAGAGCTGGGCATCAGACAGAGGCTTCTCGTGGCGGTGCTGACCTCACAGGCCACGCTGCCCACTCTGGGTGTGGCTGTGAACCGCACGCTGGGGCATCGGCTAGAGCGTGTGGTGTTCTTGACCGGTGCTCGGGGGCGTCGGGCACCTCCAGGCATGGCCGTGGTGACGCTGGGTGAGGAGCGGCCCATTGGCCACCTACACCTGGCACTGCGCCACCTGCTGGATCAGCACAGTGACGACTTTGACTGGTTCTTCCTAGTGCCCGATGCCACCTACACCGAGGCACATGGACTGGTGCGCCTAGCTGGCCGCCTCAGCCTGGCCACTTCTACGCACCTCTATTTGGGCCGGCCCCAGGACTTCATTGGCGGGGAGCCCGCCCCAGGCCGCTACTGCCACGGCAGCTTTGGGGTGCTGCTGTCTCGCACGTTGCTGCAGCAGCTGCGCCCCCACCTGGAAGGCTGCCGCAACGACATCGTCAGTGCGCGCCCAGACGagtggctgggacgctgcatccTCGATGCCACCGGCGTGGGCTGCACAGGAGACCACGAG GGGGTGCACTATAGCTATCTGGAGCTGAGCCCTGGGGAACCTGTACAGGAGGGGGACCCTCGTTTCCGCAGTACCCTGACAGCCCATCCTGTGCGTGACCCTGTGCACATGTACCAACTGCACAAGGCCTTTGCCCGAGCTGAGCTGGAGCGCACGTACGAGGAGATCCAGGAGTTGCAG TGGGAGATCCAGAACACCAGCCGCTTGGCAGCCGATGGCGAACGAGCAGCTGCCTGGCCTGTGGGTATTCCAGCTCCCTCCCGCCCGGCCTCCCGCTTTGAGGTCCTGCGCTGGGAATACTTCACAGAACAGCATGCTTTCTCCTGTGCTGATGGCTCGCCCCGCTGCCCGCTCCGTGGGGTTGACCGAGCCGACGTAGCTGATGTTCTCGGGGCAGCCCTGGAGGAGCTGAACCGCCGCTACCATCCAGCACTGCGGCTCCAGAAGCAGCAGCTGGTTAATGGCTACCGACGCTTTGATCCTGCCCGGGGTATGGAGTACACACTGGACCTGCAGCTAGAGGCGCTGACTCCCCAGGGTGGCCGCTGGCCCCTCACCCGCCGAGTACAGCTGCTCCGGCCGCTGAGCCGCGTGGAGATCCTGCCTGTACCCTATGTCACTGAGGCCTCACGTCTCACTGTGTTGCTGCCCCTGGCTGCAGCTGAGCGTGACCTGGCTCCTGGCTTCCTGGAGGCCTTTGCCACTGCAGCACTGGAGCCTGGCGATGCTGCAGCAGCCCTGACTCTGCTGCTGCTGTATGAGCCCCGCCAGGCCCAGCGGGCAGCCCACGCAGATGTCTTTGCGCCTGTCAAAGCCCATGTGGCAGAGCTGGAGCGGCGTTTCCCTGGTGCCCGGGTGCCCTGGCTCAGCGTGCAGACAGCAGCCCCCTCAGCCCTGCGCCTCATGGACCTGCTCTCCAAGAAGCACCCACTGGACACGCTGTTCCTGCTGGCCGGGCCAGACACAGTGCTCACTCCTGACTTCCTGAACCGCTGCCGCATGCATGCCATCTCCGGCTGGCAGGCCTTCTTTCCCATGCACTTCCAGGCCTTCCACCCGGCCGTGGCCCCACCACAGGGTCCTGGGCCACCAGAGTTGGGCCGTGACACAGGCCGCTTCGATCGCCAGGCAGCCAGTGAGGCCTGCTTCTACAACTCCGACTACGTGGCAGCCCGCAGTCGGCTGGCGGCAGCTGCAGAACaggaggaggagctggtggagagCCTGGACGTGTATGAGCTGTTTCTGCGGTTCTCGGGCCTGCACGTTCTGCGGGCGGTTGAACCCGCACTGCTGCAGCGCTACCGGGCCCAGCCGTGCAGTGCACGGCTCAGCGAGGACCTGTACCACCGCTGCCGCCAGAGTGTGCTTGAGGGCCTCGGCTCCCGCACTCAGCTCGCCATGCTGCTCTTTGAGCAGGAACAGGGCAACAGCACCTGA
- the TMEM198 gene encoding transmembrane protein 198, with translation MPGTVATLRFQLLPPEPDDAFWGAPCEQPLERRYQALPALVCIMCCLFGVVYCFFGYRCFKAVLFLTGLLFGSVVIFLLCYRERVLETQLSTGASAGIALGIGLLCGLVAMLVRSVGLFLVGLLLGLLLAAAALLGSAPYYQPGSVWGPLGLLLGGGLLCALLTLRWPRPLTTLATAVTGAALIATAADYFAELLLLGRYAVERLRAAPVPPLCWRSWALLALWPLLSLMGILVQWRVTAEGDSHTEVVISRQRRRVQLMRIRQQEERKEKRRKKRPLRAPPRGPRAPPRPGPPDPAYRRKPVPVKRFNGDVLSPSYIQSFRDRQTGSSLSSFMASPTDTDYEYGSQGPLTACSGPPVRV, from the exons ATGCCGGGCACTGTGGCGACACTGCGGTTCCAGCTACTGCCCCCCGAGCCAGATGACGCCTTCTGGGGTGCACCCTGTGAGCAGCCCCTGGAGCGCAGGTACCAGGCGCTCCCAGCCCTCGTCTGCATCATGTGCTGTCTGTTTGGAGTCGTCTACTGCTTCTTTG GTTACCGCTGCTTCAAGGCAGTGCTCTTCCTCACGGGGTTGCTGTTTGGCTCAGTGGTAATCTTCCTGCTGTGCTACCGGGAGCGGGTGCTAGAGACACAGCTGAGTACCGGGGCCAGCGCAGGCATTGCTCTGGGTATCGGGCTGCTCTGCGGGCTGGTGGCCATGCTGGTGCGCAGCGTGGGCCTCTTCCTGGTGGGACTGCTGCTCGGTCTGCTGCTCGCTGCTGCCGCCCTGCTGGGCTCTGCACCCTACTACCAGCCAGGCTCCGTGTGGGGCCCACTGGGGCTGCTGCTGGGAGGCGGCCTGCTCTGTGCCCTGCTCACACTGCGCTGGCCCCGCCCACTCACTACCCTGGCCACCGCTGTGACTGGTGCTGCGCTCATCGCCACCGCTGCTGACTACTTTGCTGAGCTGCTGCTGCTGGGGCGCTATGCGGTGGAGCGGCTGCGGGCCGCCCCCGTGCCCCCACTTTGCTGGCGGAGCTGGGCCCTGCTGGCACTCTGGCCCCTGCTCAGTCTGATGGGCATCCTGGTGCAGTGGCGGGTGACGGCCGAGGGGGACTCCCACACAgaag TGGTCATCAGCCGGCAGCGAAGACGTGTGCAGCTGATGCGAATTCGGCAACAGGAAGAGCGCAAGGAGAAACGGCGGAAGAAGAGACCCTTGCGGGCCCCCCCAAGAGGTCCCCGGGCTCCTCCAAGGCCCGGGCCCCCCGACCCTGCTTATCGGCGCAAACCAGTGCCCGTCAAACGCTTCAATGGAGATGTCCTCTCTCCG AGCTACATCCAGAGCTTCCGGGACCGGCAGACAGGGAGCTCATTGAGCTCCTTTATGGCCTCACCCACTGATACAGACTATGAGTATGGGTCCCAGGGGCCGCTGACGGCCTGCTCAGGCCCTCCTGTGCGAGTATAG